In Rana temporaria chromosome 3, aRanTem1.1, whole genome shotgun sequence, a single window of DNA contains:
- the LOC120930599 gene encoding extracellular calcium-sensing receptor-like, giving the protein MESLHTAIWIFALPYLILAFYSNDPAGMRCHLETPNLKGVTLPGDVLIGFLFTLHVDQIHYKVSFRERPPETTCTTFLLENFQALQAIIFAIEEINNNSNILQNVTLGLQAYDSCNVLQQTVKATLQIVTGLDTTVPNYRCLPNSPLTAVLGPSYSTPAITTAHILGLGRFPQISQWSTSPLLSERKKFPSFFRTVPSDSFQSRGLAQLILHFGWSWVGLIAANDDYGQQGIQLIRQDIVKAGACVAYSENILLNQPDHNAPHIVNVIKRSTAKVVVAFCNAVDLIIVLGEWSRQNVSKKILIASEAWSTINLVSFEKYTNHLTGTIGLTFFSGTLPNFKEFLNKINPFTSIGGDWIKIFWENTFKCTFAHNVNLTSALETSEGECTGSEKLDEIHNTYMDVSTLSSPYNHYTAVHVVAKALEDLRKCPEDKGPFADANCADKWNFKPWQLLYYMKMVRYMQSNGRELYFDENGDPPAAYDIVNWQLSPEGKIQQVKVGSYDTAAPPGEIFTINTSAIVWSIEDHQSSVCSESCPPGFRKVAISGQPVCCHDCVPCPPGEISNQTDTINCLKCQWDHWPNSQKSRCLLKPIEYLSNEDPLGQTLTAISIISSLVSFAVMKLFIQFKATPLVKANNYYISCLLLVSLSLCFLCPVIFIGYPQRERCLLRQIAFGMIFALCISCVLAKTLIVIFAFIATMPDSNLRKWANPKVSYMVIAMSSFLQLVLCVVWLCIAPPFPEYNTQSKPGIIIIECNEGSPIAFWTMLGYLFLLASISFIVAFLARRLPDSFNEAQFITFSMLAFLSVWISYIPASLSAQGKYTVAMEIFAILASSWALITCMFFPKCFIILFRPDMNTKEFLMRNNIYKR; this is encoded by the exons ATGGAGAGTTTACATACAGCCATCTGGATCTTTGCCCTGCCTTACTTGATTCTGGCTTTTTACTCCAATGACCCAGCTGGCATGAGGTGCCACCTGGAAACGCCAAACCTTAAGGGGGTGACCCTACCAGGAGATGTACTAATAGGATTTTTATTCACTTTACATGTGGACCAAATTCACTACAAAGTTTCCTTCAGAGAACGGCCTCCAGAGACCACCTGTACAAC GTTCTTGTTGGAAAACTTTCAGGCACTACAAGCTATAATATTTGCCATTGAGGAGATCAATAATAACTCCAACATCTTACAGAATGTAACCCTCGGCCTCCAAGCCTATGATTCGTGTAACGTTCTTCAGCAGACTGTGAAGGCAACGCTACAAATAGTAACAGGACTTGATACGACTGTTCCCAACTATCGATGTCTTCCAAATTCTCCTCTCACTGCTGTTCTCGGTCCCTCATATTCAACGCCAGCAATCACAACAGCTCATATTCTGGGGCTTGGCAGATTTCCACAG ATAAGCCAGTGGTCTACCAGTCCTCTACTGAGCGAACGGAAAAAATTCCCATCCTTTTTCAGGACAGTGCCGAGTGATTCATTCCAATCTCGTGGACTTGCACAATTGATTTTGCATTTTGGTTGGTCATGGGTTGGACTTATTGCTGCAAACGATGACTATGGCCAACAAGGAATCCAGCTGATCAGACAAGATATAGTCAAGGCTGGGGCTTGTGTGGCATACAGTGAAAACATTCTACTGAACCAACCAGATCATAATGCTCCACATATAGTAAATGTGATTAAAAGATCTACTGCCAAAGTTGTGGTGGCCTTCTGTAATGCAGTAGATCTGATCATTGTCTTGGGTGAATGGTCAAGACAAAATGTCTCCAAGAAGATACTGATTGCCAGTGAAGCATGGTCAACAATCAACCTTGTTTCTTTCGAGAAATATACAAACCATCTTACTGGTACCATTGGACTAACTTTTTTTAGTGGGACACTGCCAAACTTTAAAGAGTTTCTCAACAAGATCAATCCTTTCACTTCTATTGGTGGAGACTGGATTAAGATATTTTGGGAGAACACTTTTAAATGCACATTTGCCCATAACGTAAACCTCACATCAGCTTTGGAGACCTCAGAAGGAGAGTGCACAGGGTCTGAAAAACTAGACGAGATACACAACACCTACATGGATGTCTCTACACTAAGTTCCCCCTATAATCACTACACTGCGGTCCATGTGGTGGCCAAAGCTTTGGAAGATCTTCGAAAATGCCCTGAGGACAAAGGCCCATTTGCTGATGCAAACTGTGCAGATAAGTGGAATTTTAAACCTTGGCAG CTCCTGTACTATATGAAAATGGTGAGATATATGCAAAGTAATGGAAGGGAACTCTACTTTGATGAAAATGGTGACCCACCTGCCGCATATGACATAGTGAACTGGCAGCTGAGCCCAGAAGGTAAAATACAACAAGTCAAAGTTGGAAGTTATGACACCGCAGCACCTCCAGGAGAAATTTTTACCATAAACACAAGTGCCATTGTGTGGTCAATAGAAGATCACCAG AGTTCAGTCTGCAGCGAGAGCTGTCCTCCAGGATTTCGTAAGGTTGCCATAAGTGGGCAACCTGTCTGCTGTCATGACTGTGTCCCCTGTCCACCGGGAGAGATTTCCAACCAGACAG ACACCATCAACTGCCTGAAGTGCCAGTGGGATCATTGGCCAAATTCTCAGAAATCCAGATGTCTTCTAAAACCTATAGAGTATCTCTCAAATGAAGATCCACTGGGACAAACATTAACTGCCATTAGCATCATTTCCTCTCTGGTTTCATTTGCCGTTATGAAACTTTTTATACAGTTTAAGGCAACCCCTTTAGTTAAAGCTAACAATTATTATATCAGCTGTCTTCTCTTGGTCTCCCTCTCCTTGTGCTTTCTCTGCCCTGTAATTTTTATTGGTTATCCTCAGCGTGAGAGGTGTCTCCTGCGTCAGATTGCTTTTGGAATGATTTTTGCTCTCTGCATCTCATGTGTTTTGGCCAAGACCTTGATTGTAATATTTGCTTTTATAGCCACCATGCCAGACAGTAATCTCAGAAAGTGGGCAAACCCAAAAGTGTCTTACATGGTCATTGCAATGAGTTCATTCTTACAATTAGTTTTGTGTGTAGTCTGGTTGTGTATTGCTCCTCCATTCCCAGAATACAACACACAATCTAAACCTGGAATAATTATTATTGAATGTAATGAAGGATCACCCATTGCCTTCTGGACCATGTTGGGTTACCTCTTTCTTCTGGCCTCCATTAGTTTTATTGTTGCCTTCCTGGCTCGTAGACTTCCTGACAGTTTCAATGAGGCCCAGTTTATTACCTTCAGCATGCTAGCTTTCCTCAGTGTCTGGATATCCTACATCCCAGCATCCCTCAGTGCACAGGGCAAATATACGGTGGCCATGGAGATCTTCGCCATCTTGGCCTCCAGTTGGGCTCTTATCACCTGCAtgtttttcccaaaatgttttatCATCTTGTTTAGACCCGACATGAACACTAAAGAATTTCTAATGAGAAACAACATTTATAAAAGATAG